The sequence CATGTTCTACGACGGCAACCCCGAGGCCGAGCCCGGCGCCATCGTCTGCCGCGTGGCCCCCACCTTCCTGCGCTTCGGCAACTTCGAGCTGCCCACCAGCCGCGACGACGTGGCGCTGCTGAAGCAGCTCGCGGACTACACGCTGACGCACTTCTTCCCGGAGCTCGGCGCGCCGTCGAAGGAGACGTACGCGGCCTTCTACCAGGAAGTCGCGCGCCGTACGGCGAGGCTCATCGCGCACTGGCAGGCCGTCGGCTTCGTCCACGGCGTGATGAACACCGACAACATGTCCATCCTCGGCCTCACCATCGACTACGGCCCCTATGGCTGGGTGGACGACTTCAACCCCGGCTGGACGCCCAACACCACGGACGCGGAGATGCGGCGCTACCGCTTCGGCAACCAGCCCGCCATCGGCCTGTGGAATGTGCAGCGGCTCGGCGCCGCGCTATTCCCCCTCTTCGAGGGCGACGAGTCCCTCGTGGAGGCGGGCATGCTCGAATACCAGCGCGCCTTCGAGGTGGAGGCCGGCCAGCGCTTCGCCGCGAAACTGGGCCTGCCCCCGCTGAAGGACGAGGCGGACATCTCGCTGCTCAACCAGTGCTTCGCGTGGCTCGCGGCGGAGGAGACGGACATGACGCGCTTCTTCCGCGCCCTCTCGTACGTGGTGACGATGCCGGCCGCGCCCACCAGCCTTCCTCCGGTGGTGCGCGAGACGTTCTACGGCGAGGTGCCCGAGGCGCACGTGGCAAAGGGCGTCGAGTGGCTCGCGGCCTTTTGGCACCGCACGCGGCGCGAGGACGTGCCTCCGGCGGAGCTGGCGCGGCGCATGGACGCGGTGAATCCGAAGTACGTGCTGCGCAACTGGCTGGCACAGGAGGCCATCGACGCCGCGCACGCGGGGGACGACTCGAAGGTCCACACGCTGCTGGAGGTGATGAGCCGGCCCTTCGAGGAGCAGCCCGGGCGCGAGCACTACGCGGAGAAGCGGCCGGACTGGGCGCGCTCGAAGCCGGGATGCTCGGCGCTGTCGTGCAGCTCCTAGCCACCGCGCCATGGCGACCTCGACTCTCTCCATCCCCGCGCTCGTGCGCATCAAGCACGGTGCGATTGACAGGCTCGGCACCTACCTCGCCCGCTCCGGCTACCGGCGCATCGCCCTGCTCGTGAGCGCCGGCCTGCTGGGCGGGTTGGAGCAGCGCCTGGGCACGGGCCTCGAACGCGAGGGCATCACCGTCGTTCGGCGCGAGGACGTGGACGAGGCGAGCTTCGAGCGGGCCAGCGCGCTGTTCGCCGCGCTGCCCTCGGGCTGCGACGCGGTGGTCGGCTTCGGCGGCGGGCGGGCCCTGGACGTCGCCAAGTACGTGGCCTTCCTCGCGGGCCTGCCGTACCTCGCGGTGCCGACGTCGCTGTCGAATGACGGCTTCTGCAGCCCGCAGTCGAGCCTCACGCAGGGAGGCCATCGCCGCTCGCTGCGCGCCACGATGCCTTCCGGCGTCATCGTGGACACGGACGTCTGCCTTCAAGCCCCGGCGCCGCTGTGGTGGTCGGGCGTGGGGGACCTCGTCGCGAAGGTGACGGCCATCACCGACTGGAAGCTCGCGTTCCACGCGCGGGGTACGCCGGTAAATGACTTCGCGGCGCTGCTCTCGGACGCCACCGTCTTCCAGTTCATGGCGAGGCCCGTGAAGGACCTGGAGGGCGTCCGGCTCCTGGCCACCGCGCTGATGCTGAACGGAGTGGCCATGGAGGTCGCCGGCTCGTCACGCCCGGCGAGCGGCAGCGAGCACCTGCTGTCGCACGCGCTGGATTCCGTGTCCGCGCGCCCCCGACTCCACGGGTTGCAGGTGGGTGTGGCCACCTACGTCGTCAGCCGCCTTCAGGGCCAGGGAACCCAGCGGGTTGCCTCCGTGCTGGAGGCCACCGGCTTCTGGCAGGGCATCCGCGCGGACCCCTTCTCTCGCCGCGAGTGGCTTGACGCGGTGCGTCTCGCGCCAACGCTCAAGGAGGGCTTCCACACCGTGCTTTCGTCACGAGACTGTGTGCCCGAGGTGGCGGATATCCTGAAAAATGACGCCACCTTGAAAGACTGCTTCAGGGACTGAAGGGGGATGTAGGCAAGCCGGCTCCGGATTCCCAGGAGGCACGGAAGACCCCCATTGCCTTTGAGCGGCCAGGGAGTCGAGCATTGGACAAATGGATTTGCCCTGCCCGTCTCGCCGGCTCGCGCACCTCTTCACGCTGGGCGCCGCGCTGTTCCTGCTATTCGCCCGCCCTTCCGCCGCACAGCCTTCCGAGGCGTCAGGCGCCACCGTGCCCGTACTCGAGGGCTGGCGCTACCGTTGGGGTGACTCGCCCGCGGGTGCGGACGGCGTGCCCACGTGGGTGACGTCTCCGGGGGCTCCGGAGGCGTGGCGCGAGACGAAGGCGCTCACGGAAGTTCCCGGCCGCGGTGACCACACCTTCCTGTGGCTGCGCATCCCCGTGCCCGACGGCGGCTGGGCCGACCCCGCGCTCTTCCTCGGCGAGGTGACCAGCGCCATCGAGGTGTACGCCAACGGCCAGCGCGTCTACACGAGCGGCCAGATGAACCGCGGCGGCCGCGAGGTCTCGGAGAATCTCGCCTGGCACCTGATTCCGTTGCCGCGCGAGGTGCTCGGCAAGGAGGTGATGCTGCGCATCCAGTCCAGCGCGCCCACCATCGGCGTGTCGCGGGACGCGAAGGTGGGGGCGCAGCATGAATTGCTCGCCGCCCTCACGCGCGAGGGACAGGCGCCGTTCGTCATGGGCTGCCTGCTGATCGCCGTCGCCCTGGGCTCGGGCGGGGCCTTCGTCATGCACTGGCGGCGGCGGATGCTGGCGGGGCTGGCCGTCTTCTCCGTCAGCGGCGGCATGCTGCTGTTGGGCTTGAGCGGCCTGCCGGCGACGCTCTGGAGCGCTTCCGTCGCCGCGACGCGCGGCATGCTGCTGGGCATCTTCCTGCTCGCGGCCGGGCTGATGGCGTTCGTCTCGGACGCGCTGCTCGAGAACCGGATGCGGTGGTTCTACAAGCTCTCGGTGGGCTTCTCCGTCATCTCCGGCCTGGGCGCCTTCGTGGCCCTCGTCGACCTGGGGCTCGGCCAGCGGGTGATGGTGCCATTCATGCCCATCGCGCTCATCATCCTGGTGCTGTGCTTCGCCGTGGCCGCGCTCGAGGCCTGGCGGGGCAACCCGGACGCGCGCCTCTTCGTCTCCGGCCTGTGCGTCCTCGTGGTGGCGCTCCTCGTCACCGTGCTGCCCGTCATCGGGGTGATGAAGTCGTCGTTCGGCAACGTGTCGCACTGGGGCTACCTGGCGCTGACGCTGTCGCTCGTCGCGGTGGTGGCGCGCCGCTCCATCGAGGTGGTGCGCGCGCTAGAGACGCACACGCGCCAGCTCGAGGAGCGCCAGGAGGTGGTGCGCGCCCTGGCCGAGCGCATGGGCAGCGGCGCCGGCGAGCTCGCCACCGTGGTGCAGCAGCTGCGCTCGTCGAGCGACCAGCAGACCGAGGGTGTCAGCCGTCAGGCCGTGGCGCTCCAGGAAGCGGAGCAGACGGTGAAGGAGATTCGCCGCAGCTCGCAGATGACGGCGGAGAAGGCCACCGCGCTGGCCGAGGCGTCCGAGAGCGCCGAGCAGGTGGGCCGCGAGGGCATGGATGCCCTGGAGCGGACGCTGGCGGACCTGGCGGCCATCCGCTCCGAGGTGTCGGAGATGGCGCGGCGCATCCTCGCGTTGGATGACCAGACGCGCGAGGTGTCGACCATCGTGGAGTCGGTGAAGGACCTCGCGGACCAGTCGAACATGCTGGCCATCAACGCGGCGATCGAGGCAGCGCGCAGCGGTGAGAGCGGCAAGGGCTTCGGCGTGGTGGCGCGGGAGATGCGCGGGCTCGCGGACCAGTCCATCCGGGCCACGCACCGCATCCGCGAGGTGCTCGACGGCGTGAGCACGAGCATGCGCGAGGCGGCGCGGAACAGCGAGAAGGGCGACGAGCGGGTGCGTCAGAGCCTCGATGCGGTGCGCACGTCGAGCGCGCAGTTCCAGCAGCTCGCGGTGCTCATCGCGGACACCAGTGCGAACGTGCGGCAGATTTCAGCCGCCGTCAGCGCGCAGGACGCGGGGACGCACCAGATGGCCACGGCCATCCAGGAGCTGTCCAGCCAGATGCAGCGCACGCTGAAGACGGTGCAGGAGACCCAGGAGGCCACCCGCTCCGTCCAGGGGCTGGCGGAGAGCATGTCTGGCATGGCCCGCCAGACGCTCGGCACCGACGTCGCGACCGTCCCCGCGGCACCGAGCGCCAGCGCCTGACGAAAGGCTGTCTCCGCCGGGCCCGAAGAAGCTCCGGGCCCATGAAGCGGAGGCGTCCACGCGCCGGCCCCGCTGTCGCTTCGGAGCGTTGGGCGGCGGCACTCTGAACGCGGCGCCACCAGGGAGCACCCGGTACGAAGCCGGGTGCCCCATACGGCCTTCACCCGAGGGAGAAGGTCACCCGGATTCCTCCGAGCAGGTACTCCTCGCCGTCCGACACGAGGCGGCGGGCGATGCGGGTGTTGTCGAACCAGGTGCCGTTCGACGACGTGAGGTCCTCGATGAAGTACTCGGCGCCCTCGCGCACCACGGCGGCGTGCTCGCGGGACACGCGCGCGGACTTCACCACCAGGTCGCAGTGCGCCCCACGACCGATGACGAAGCGCTCGCGCGAGACACGCACCGGCTCGCTGTCATCGAGCTTGACGTGGAGCGGCACCCCCGACGTCGTCTTCACGACGATGGTGGTCTCCAGCGGAGCCGGCGGCTTCGGCGTAGGCACCGGCAGCCCGCCACCCTCTGAGGGCGAGTCGTCATCGTCGTCGAAGGCGCCCACGCCGCTCGCGCCATCGTCGGTGACCTCGTTGTCACCCGTGGCGCCCTCCTCGTCCTCGTCGGAGCCCTCGTCATCGTCCGAGGCGCCCTCATCCTCCGAGGACTCGTCGTCATCCGACACGTCCTCGTCATCCGAGTCGTCCTCATCCTCCGAGTCCTCCGCTTCCTCACGGAGCTGCTCGTTCACGGGCTCCACCAGCCGGTCGACGTCCGCGAGGATGTCGCGAATGCGCGCCACCACCGCCGGACGAAGCGCCTCCACATCGACCTGAGGAGCCGGAGCTTCCGGCTCGGGCCGGATTGCCGCCAGCACGGCCTCCGTCTCGGAGGGCTCTGCTTCCTCCAGCGTGACGCTGGCCGGGCCCACGTCCGTCGCGACCTTCGGGGCCGAGACCGCCACCTCGCTGCCCTCCGTCGTCCGAGCAACCTCCACCGGCGGCTGCACAACCGGCGCTGAGACGGGCTGCACGGGCTCGGGCGCCCGGGGCGCGGCGGCCGTCGTCCCGTCGAGCAGGCTGACCTGCGTGGGCGTGATGAAGCCGAACTGGCGGGCCAGCGAGAAGATGGCCTGGTTGAGCAGGACGTCGCGGTCCACGCCCATCTCGCGGCTCATCGTCTCCAGGGCGGTCCAGAGGGGGTCCGAAACAGAGACAGTGCGGGAAGTGCGGTTCATGGCTCAGCTCCCCCTCAGGTTGTCCTGCCAGGGCGAAACATGGGCTGGGTTGATAAGCCAGAGGAACATCGCCTGCATGTCGGCGTACTGCTGCTCGGCGATGCCCACGAGGTTCGGGTGCAGCTCGTCGATGTCCATGCCCTCGAACGGGAAGCCCGGCGAGTTCGACATCTTCGCGCCCCGCCCTCCCGTCACGCGGCGATCCCTGCTGCGCCACAAGCGCTGGCTCGCCATGCCCGCGGCATGACCGAAGTCCGCGGGCGGAGCCACCGCCCGTGGCATCGCCACTCCGCGCTCCCCACAGGCCCACATCAGCCACGTCAGCGCATTCCAGTCCGCGCGAGCCGCGCGAGCGAGGTCCGGCAGCCCCATCCGCGCGATGGGCAGCGTCTCGTCGATGGAGATGGTCTCCCCCTCCTCGTCGTCGAACTCGTCCACGACCAGCTCCACGGGCCCGCCCGGCAGCAGCGCGGACAGGTCCGGCGGCATCCAGGGCAGTGACGCGCCGGGCTTGAAGCGCTTCACCATCGCCGCGCGCACCAGCTGCAACCGCGTGGCGTACTTCTGGACGATGCGGTGGACGGCCGTCAGCTCCTGCCCGGCCCCCTCGGGGAGACCGTTGTACGTCGAGTGCGGCTTCTCCTCCGCCGGCCAGAAGTCGAGCTTCCGGAAGAGGCACCGCGCGTACGTCCCGAGGAACCGGGCCGTCTGCGGCTCCGTCGCCGCGAGCGCCTCGGCATCCCGATTCATGTGCGCGTCGAGCCCCAGGTTCGCCAGGATGAGGCCGCGGGTGAACAGGAACTCCGTGCGCTCCGGATGGAGCAGCATCGCCGCGTGGATGAAGTCGAGCGCCGCGCGAGGCCGGTCCGACTGGTCCAGCAGCACCGCGTACCCGCGCAGCAACATGCCCGCGTCGCCACCGCGCACGAGCGTGTCCGCCATGGGCGCCCACGAATCCCCTGCCCCCTCCAGCGTGTGCCCCGCGATGCCCTGCGCGTTCTCCGGAGTGCGCGGCAGCACCACCCGAGCCAGCAGCGCCGCCAACTCCTCGTGCCGCTGCTCACACGCCGCCGCGCGCGCCACGGCCAGCACCGCCTCGCGGTACTTCCTCGCCTCGGCGCACGTGGCGGCGTACTCGCGCCACTCGCTCGCCTTGCGCGGCAGGTTGGAGAAGACGGGCGACTCGCGCAGCTCGTCCTCGCCCTGCGCCACGCCCAGGTCCTTCGTCAGCACCACCTTGCCGTTCGCATCGAGCAGCGACCAGACGCCGTGGGCCAGGTTCTCCTCGCACTGGCCCTCGTCGAAGGCCACGCGCGGGTCCGCGTACTCGTCCTCCGCGCGCGAGTGGAAGCGGCCGGTGCGGCTGCCGTGGACGAACTCGGCCTCCCACAACAGCTCGCCCTCGGCCGTCCAGAACCGGCACAGGCCGTGGCGCTCCCCTTCCGCATCGACGTGCACGTGGGCCCACTGGTCGTCGTTCTCATGGAACTCCGCCTCGGGCGGGACGTCCCTGGGACGGTCGGGGTACGGCTCGCCGGTGCTCGGCACCACCTTGCGGTCCTGAGCGTCGAAGTGCTGCACGCCCACGACGCGCCCGTGGTCATAGGTCATCACCGTCTTGCGCACCTTCTCCGAGACGCCATTCTCGTGCATGCGCTCGGTGGTGAAGCCCTCGCTGGCGTACCAGGTGCGCGGCCCGTGCAGCTCTCCCTGCACGAACTCGCCGTCCTGCGAGACGCCGCCGCTCTCATGGAAGCGCTTGAAGGCGCCGTGCGGCTTGCCGTGCTCGTAGTGGCACTCGTTGCAGAGCGTGCCGTCCGCGCGCCAGTACTTCCAGACGCCGTGCTTCTCGCCGTCGTCGTCCTGCGGGCCGTGGGCCCACTCCTGGTCCTTCTCGTCCCACTCGGCCTCGGGGTCGACGCCCGGCGGCGCAATCCCCTGCTCGGTCAGCCGCTTGTTCTCCTCCGCCTTCTTCACCAGGGCGGCGTCGAGCGTCTTCAGCGACTGCACCAACGTCTCCAGGCGTCCGCGCGGCAGCGCGCCGCTGGAGCGGTGCACGATGACGCCGTCCTTGAAGGCCATGAGGGTGGGAATCGACTGGATGTCGAACCGGCCTCCGAGGTCCGGATGCGCCTCGGTGTCCACCTTGCCGAAGATGACGTCCGGATGCGCCTTCGCGACGGCTTCGTAGGTGGGGGCGAAGGCCCGGCACGGTCCGCACCAGGCTGCCCAGAAGTCCACCAGCACGAGGCCGCTCTTTCCCGTGGTCTGCTGGAAGTTGTCGTCGGTCAGCTCGACGGTGTGCTCGCTCAAGGGGGGCTCCTCTGACGTGGGAGCGGACGCTTGTAGTGGAAGCTCCCCCCGGAGGCCAGATGCAACCCGCCCTACAGGCTCACTCCATGCACCTCGAAATCTTGAAGTGCGAGAGGGGCGCCTACGCGAGGACTTGGGAGAGGAATGGCGCGGTGCGGCTGGTGCGCGACTTCGCGACGTCCGCGGGTGTGCCGGCCACCACCACCCTGCCCCCCTCGTCACCCGCGCCCGGGCCCATGTCGATGACCCAGTCGCTCTCCGCGATGACGCGCATGTCGTGCTCGACGAGGATGACGGTGTTGCCCGCCTCCACCAGCCCCTTGAGCTGCGACATCAGCTTGTCCACGTCCGCGGGGTGCAGTCCCGTGGTGGGCTCGTCGAGCACGTAGAGCGTGTTGCCCCGCTGCATCCGTTGCAGCTCCGTGGCGAGCTTGATGCGCTGGGCCTCGCCGCCGGACAGCTCCGTGGCGGGCTGGCCCAGGCGCAGGTAGCCCAGGCCCACCTCGCGCAACACATCGAGCGAGCGGAACACGTGCGGCTCGTCGGCGAAGAACGCGTGGGCCGCGTCCACCGTCATGCCCAGCACCTCGGCGATGTTCTTTCCCCGATACTGAATCTCCAGCGTCTTCGCGTTGTAGCGGGCGCCATGGCACGTGGGGCACGGCGCGTAGACGCTGGGGAGGAAGAGCAGCTCCACGCTGACGAAGCCCTCGCCCTCGCACGTCTCGCAGCGGCCCTTGGCCACGTTGAAGGAGAAGCGGCCCACGTCGTAGTGCCGGGCCTTCGCCGCGGGCGTCGAGGCGAACAGCTTGCGCACGTTGTCGAACAGGCCCGTGTACGTCGCGAGGTTGGAGCGCGGCGTGCGGCCGATGGGCTTCTGGTCCACGCGCACCAGCCGCTTGATTCCCTCCATCCCCGAGGCAATCCGCCCGCCCGTGGTGAGCACCACGGTGCGCTCCAGCTCGTCGACGTCCTCCTCTTCCGAGGGCACCTCGTGGCCGAGCTGCTCCGCGACGAGCTCCACCAGCACCTGGCTCACGAGGCTCGACTTGCCGGAGCCGGACACGCCCGTCACCGTGGTGAAGACGCCCAGCGGGAACTCCACGTCCAGCCCGTGCAGGTTGTTGCGCGAGACGCCCTCCAACCGCAGCCACCCCTTCGGCTCGCGAGGCGCATGGTGCAGCCGCGTCTCCGCGCCGAAGAGGTAGCGCCGCGTCTGTGAGGCCTCCACGCGCTGGAGTCCTTCGAGGGGCCCGCTGTAGAGGATGCGCCCGCCCTTCTCACCGGCGGCCGGGCCCACGTCGACAATCCAGTCCGCGTGACGGATGACGTCCACCTCGTGCTCCACCACGAAGAGCGAGTTGCCCGAGCCCTTGAGCTGGTCCAACGCCTTCAGCAGCGCTTCGGTGTCCGCCGGGTGCAGGCCCGCGGAGGGCTCGTCCAGCACGTACACCACGCCGAACAGGTTGGAGCGCACCTGTGTGGCGAGCCGCAGCCGCTGCAATTCCCCGGGCGACAGCGTGGG comes from Pyxidicoccus parkwaysis and encodes:
- a CDS encoding protein adenylyltransferase SelO, translated to MPQFLSRFVENTPGDPLGDLRPRQVHGALWSRVHPTPVSTPRLVAWSPEVARMLGLDEATLQSPEAARVLAGNALWPGMVPYAANYGGHQFGRWAGQLGDGRAIVLGELVATDGTHQELQLKGAGPTPYSRRADGRAVLRSSIREFLCSEAMHHLGVPTTRALSLVATGDSVIRDMFYDGNPEAEPGAIVCRVAPTFLRFGNFELPTSRDDVALLKQLADYTLTHFFPELGAPSKETYAAFYQEVARRTARLIAHWQAVGFVHGVMNTDNMSILGLTIDYGPYGWVDDFNPGWTPNTTDAEMRRYRFGNQPAIGLWNVQRLGAALFPLFEGDESLVEAGMLEYQRAFEVEAGQRFAAKLGLPPLKDEADISLLNQCFAWLAAEETDMTRFFRALSYVVTMPAAPTSLPPVVRETFYGEVPEAHVAKGVEWLAAFWHRTRREDVPPAELARRMDAVNPKYVLRNWLAQEAIDAAHAGDDSKVHTLLEVMSRPFEEQPGREHYAEKRPDWARSKPGCSALSCSS
- a CDS encoding iron-containing alcohol dehydrogenase family protein encodes the protein MATSTLSIPALVRIKHGAIDRLGTYLARSGYRRIALLVSAGLLGGLEQRLGTGLEREGITVVRREDVDEASFERASALFAALPSGCDAVVGFGGGRALDVAKYVAFLAGLPYLAVPTSLSNDGFCSPQSSLTQGGHRRSLRATMPSGVIVDTDVCLQAPAPLWWSGVGDLVAKVTAITDWKLAFHARGTPVNDFAALLSDATVFQFMARPVKDLEGVRLLATALMLNGVAMEVAGSSRPASGSEHLLSHALDSVSARPRLHGLQVGVATYVVSRLQGQGTQRVASVLEATGFWQGIRADPFSRREWLDAVRLAPTLKEGFHTVLSSRDCVPEVADILKNDATLKDCFRD
- a CDS encoding methyl-accepting chemotaxis protein, which codes for MDLPCPSRRLAHLFTLGAALFLLFARPSAAQPSEASGATVPVLEGWRYRWGDSPAGADGVPTWVTSPGAPEAWRETKALTEVPGRGDHTFLWLRIPVPDGGWADPALFLGEVTSAIEVYANGQRVYTSGQMNRGGREVSENLAWHLIPLPREVLGKEVMLRIQSSAPTIGVSRDAKVGAQHELLAALTREGQAPFVMGCLLIAVALGSGGAFVMHWRRRMLAGLAVFSVSGGMLLLGLSGLPATLWSASVAATRGMLLGIFLLAAGLMAFVSDALLENRMRWFYKLSVGFSVISGLGAFVALVDLGLGQRVMVPFMPIALIILVLCFAVAALEAWRGNPDARLFVSGLCVLVVALLVTVLPVIGVMKSSFGNVSHWGYLALTLSLVAVVARRSIEVVRALETHTRQLEERQEVVRALAERMGSGAGELATVVQQLRSSSDQQTEGVSRQAVALQEAEQTVKEIRRSSQMTAEKATALAEASESAEQVGREGMDALERTLADLAAIRSEVSEMARRILALDDQTREVSTIVESVKDLADQSNMLAINAAIEAARSGESGKGFGVVAREMRGLADQSIRATHRIREVLDGVSTSMREAARNSEKGDERVRQSLDAVRTSSAQFQQLAVLIADTSANVRQISAAVSAQDAGTHQMATAIQELSSQMQRTLKTVQETQEATRSVQGLAESMSGMARQTLGTDVATVPAAPSASA
- a CDS encoding FHA domain-containing protein; the protein is MNRTSRTVSVSDPLWTALETMSREMGVDRDVLLNQAIFSLARQFGFITPTQVSLLDGTTAAAPRAPEPVQPVSAPVVQPPVEVARTTEGSEVAVSAPKVATDVGPASVTLEEAEPSETEAVLAAIRPEPEAPAPQVDVEALRPAVVARIRDILADVDRLVEPVNEQLREEAEDSEDEDDSDDEDVSDDDESSEDEGASDDDEGSDEDEEGATGDNEVTDDGASGVGAFDDDDDSPSEGGGLPVPTPKPPAPLETTIVVKTTSGVPLHVKLDDSEPVRVSRERFVIGRGAHCDLVVKSARVSREHAAVVREGAEYFIEDLTSSNGTWFDNTRIARRLVSDGEEYLLGGIRVTFSLG
- a CDS encoding thioredoxin domain-containing protein, which produces MSEHTVELTDDNFQQTTGKSGLVLVDFWAAWCGPCRAFAPTYEAVAKAHPDVIFGKVDTEAHPDLGGRFDIQSIPTLMAFKDGVIVHRSSGALPRGRLETLVQSLKTLDAALVKKAEENKRLTEQGIAPPGVDPEAEWDEKDQEWAHGPQDDDGEKHGVWKYWRADGTLCNECHYEHGKPHGAFKRFHESGGVSQDGEFVQGELHGPRTWYASEGFTTERMHENGVSEKVRKTVMTYDHGRVVGVQHFDAQDRKVVPSTGEPYPDRPRDVPPEAEFHENDDQWAHVHVDAEGERHGLCRFWTAEGELLWEAEFVHGSRTGRFHSRAEDEYADPRVAFDEGQCEENLAHGVWSLLDANGKVVLTKDLGVAQGEDELRESPVFSNLPRKASEWREYAATCAEARKYREAVLAVARAAACEQRHEELAALLARVVLPRTPENAQGIAGHTLEGAGDSWAPMADTLVRGGDAGMLLRGYAVLLDQSDRPRAALDFIHAAMLLHPERTEFLFTRGLILANLGLDAHMNRDAEALAATEPQTARFLGTYARCLFRKLDFWPAEEKPHSTYNGLPEGAGQELTAVHRIVQKYATRLQLVRAAMVKRFKPGASLPWMPPDLSALLPGGPVELVVDEFDDEEGETISIDETLPIARMGLPDLARAARADWNALTWLMWACGERGVAMPRAVAPPADFGHAAGMASQRLWRSRDRRVTGGRGAKMSNSPGFPFEGMDIDELHPNLVGIAEQQYADMQAMFLWLINPAHVSPWQDNLRGS
- the uvrA gene encoding excinuclease ABC subunit UvrA; translation: MRKLRDLHPPDTSGHARTGYVRVRGAREHNLKNIDVEIPRDALVVFTGISGSGKSSLAFGTLYAEAQRRYFESVAPYARRLIDQAGIPEVDSIDGLPPAVALQQHRGSPTSRSSVGSVTTIANSLRLLYSRAGTYPPGQPHLDSDAFSPNTPAGACPNCHGLGRVYEVTEKSMVPDDSLTIRERAIAAWPPAWHGQNLRDILVTLGYDVDTPWRDLPKKDREWILFTDEQPTVPVYAGFTPAETRRALKRKEPPSYMGTFTGARKYVLQTFATTQSALMKKRVSQYMVGGECSVCRGKRLKRESLSVTFAGLDIGELSRLPLKRVAEILRPAADGTAPGAAKLAREHPEKALVASRIAKDLLARINVLTELGLGYLSLERSTPTLSPGELQRLRLATQVRSNLFGVVYVLDEPSAGLHPADTEALLKALDQLKGSGNSLFVVEHEVDVIRHADWIVDVGPAAGEKGGRILYSGPLEGLQRVEASQTRRYLFGAETRLHHAPREPKGWLRLEGVSRNNLHGLDVEFPLGVFTTVTGVSGSGKSSLVSQVLVELVAEQLGHEVPSEEEDVDELERTVVLTTGGRIASGMEGIKRLVRVDQKPIGRTPRSNLATYTGLFDNVRKLFASTPAAKARHYDVGRFSFNVAKGRCETCEGEGFVSVELLFLPSVYAPCPTCHGARYNAKTLEIQYRGKNIAEVLGMTVDAAHAFFADEPHVFRSLDVLREVGLGYLRLGQPATELSGGEAQRIKLATELQRMQRGNTLYVLDEPTTGLHPADVDKLMSQLKGLVEAGNTVILVEHDMRVIAESDWVIDMGPGAGDEGGRVVVAGTPADVAKSRTSRTAPFLSQVLA